In the Arachis stenosperma cultivar V10309 chromosome 8, arast.V10309.gnm1.PFL2, whole genome shotgun sequence genome, atataCTCCAAGAACAATgctaaaaaaaactttttattttttaatcatttactaaaaaaataacaagaagTGAATGTCCATACGTTTTTTATTTGAATGATaaacaatttgaaaaaataaaattgatgtGAAATAGACTTTCATATTGCGAAATGGATACGCATAAGtctatttgtatttatattaaaaaaaacctGTTTGATTTGTGTTTTTCTGAAGTTATAGAGAATATGGTTTTTAAAGGAAAGAGGATTtgacccaaaaaaaaagaaaatataataaatgaataaaaaaaagaaagaaaataagaaaccaCAATAGCAAATATAAAAACTACTGACCATCATGACAGaatctttaaatttaaaagtttccaagtttgaattattttaaaatcaaagacCAACAACGATTTATTTCAAGTTTGGATTAACGTAATTATAAAGTAAGACatctttataaaaaatactagattgaatttaaatttaaatttgaatatcaaatgaaaaaataaaatatcttaatTATTTGTTACGATATCTTTACAAAAAAttggatttaatttgaatattagttgaaaaattataatatctttttgatttattaggatatctttataaaaaaatagatttttcgTTATTTTTGTTAGTTATGTCAAACCTTAACACTTTTTTTCAATCACTGCAAATCAGAGGAGCAGAGAATATGAGTAAGGTAATCACGCTTGTTTTTGTTAAATGATCGAATTATTAGTCTTTTGTAAATTCtgtttagtaattttttttagtctaataaaaatactaaaatttatttggCTTGAACAGGACACACTGGATGCCTCTGTAACTTCTAAAAAAGAATCAAACATGGACTTTTCCGCCTTGGATGAGAAGGCAATCTATTTTTTAGGCTACTACCCGAATATGCATTACTTTCTTGACATAATTAACATGTCTTTAATTATCTTTTGTGATGTTTGTAGTTGCTGTGTTGTTACCTTAGTATACAAGTAACACGTCTTATTTTATGGCATCTTGTAGCTTGGAAAGGGTGTTGCCGAGGCATTAGCGACGATAATTCGCGAAGTTGTTGTGCAAGGAATAACAGCAGTTCTCCCAAAAATTGTGAAAACGGTTTGTTTCTCACCAAAAAGTGGGAGTGAATGATGTAAAACTTTCGAATACTACTCCAATTGTTACACCGCCGTCGGACACTTCGAAACACATAAAGCTTTCGAATACTGCTCCAATTGTTACTCCACTATCAGACCCTTTGAAAGAAATACTTGATGCCAATCCCTCAATGTATTTGGGTGACGAACCAGTCACAaagaagagtacttggaggtgcaagaaaaaaaaaacgtggATTATCGGTCACCGCAGTTAAggttttatctttttatttttaaataacaaatattaaatACCACCTAGATAGCATTTGATCAAAATAGTACACAACAGATGGTGTTATAGTTCACAAAGTACAACATCATTCAAGCATTGAATTTGTCACTGTTCTATTTAGGGGTGAAGAACTTTTTAGTATTCTCacatattataatattaatgtTAAGTCATAAAATACAATCTCTTCCTCAACTTCTCCTATCTTTTTCACTAGACATGATGTCTAGCTTCATTGTTGAGTATTTTAGGCTCGTGAGTATCAGTTTCTTTTTTTGTCATCAAATTGTAACTGTTAGTGACATTAGAAGGTTGATTAGAACCCTGATTAATATTAGGGAGCTAAATTTCATTTGCTGATATGAGAACTTGATTTGTTGATGTCATGAAAAGCTGATCGTTTGAGATGACATTATTGACAAATAAGTAACAGTGCCtaaaataattatcatattttttGGAGTTGCAAAAAGAATTGCAATTCGCGGAGAAGCTTTCTCCATGGCGTCCATGACTTTACTATAACAACTACAATCCAAATATGGACGGAGATGACATGCTACGTGTGAGTACTTAACTTTTCGAATAATGTTAGTagatgaaaaaattttatttttaatatgtaaaaaaaaatatctggCTGATTTTGTGTGTACACTTTGAGTAAATAAACACAGTCcaacttttttaaaatagaagaaagattAAACAAATGACATGTAAAGATGGTTAGTAATTATAgttggtaataaaaaaaattgaacttataaattatttatattatttttataattacattttttttaactttgtGTTGATCAAAATGAATGCGTACTGAACTTTTTTTGttgtcatttttttatattgttttggACCTTTTATTTTGGCCAACTAAAgagataaaaatttttaataaagaattGGCCATTACTGACTACATCTTTGGAAACAATATGAATCCAGAGTaagtaaaattaatttatttctcaattaatatttaatttgtcatataatttttttataacctTTTATACCACTATAGTATAATATtccaattttatgattttagggAAGTGCTTGTTCCAAATGATCATTGTAGTGGCACACGCAGGACTCTTCTAACTATAATGCTCGGCAAGCCAATAATTGGTGATGTAAGAATTAGTTttgcattatttatttattatcctTGTCAAATTATCAAATTTGGATTGGTGCAGAATAActataattttttgtacttCATAAGTCCTTACCTTAGTTTGTTCGATACTCACCAAAAGACATTTTGggccaaaaaaaatatatatggcAACCAATGATTTCTGCCACTGACATTTTCTGTAAGTCCCTTATCCTATCGAAATTTAgtctttaaatttaatatatgttCCAAGATAGACTAGAAACATAATAAGATTCCTAACTTAGTTCAATATTCATGGCAGCAAATTGTGTTAAGCCCGAAACAGAACTGTGTCGGCACAATGAAATACATCAAGGATAATTTTATGGGAGACTTTGCCAGTTTACACCAGGTTCATTAATTTTATTGAACTTTCAATTAATTCGTATAATAATATTTCATGGTTGTTTTTAGTTAAGGTTATTTTTTGAATGTTGTTGTAGATTTTTGTGCTAGTTTACTTCAATAGTCATTGGTTTCTCATAGTGGTTGATTTACGTTATGAGATCATGAGATATCTGGACTCTTTCAAAAAGTACACATTGCTGACAGAGCGTAAGAGTGTCATTAACAATGTGTTAAATTACCTTGAGAAATTTTTGTCCGACAAGAACTTTGGTGAAACACCTTCCTTTAGAAACATTCAATTTTTAAAGTATAAATTCAATGAACCAGCTGTCCCACAACAATTTGCCAAATCGTAAGTTTAAATTTATCATTTTCaaagtataaatttaattttctagctgtttgttattttgttatattcctttgttaatATGTGTATTGAATTGTGGCAAAGGAATGACTATGGTATTTGGGTCGCTCAATGGATGCAGCTAAATCACTATTGGAGCCTCAGTAATAAGACATGGGTAAGAAAAATAACATTGTTAATGAAGTTATGTTTATTCCATTATGTGATATCATTGTTACTGTCTGTTAGGTTGTTACTCATTACACAAGGATGCGCCTAGCTGTGGATTTGGTGAATGACTCTAATAACTCGAAGTGGGATATCATAGTGGAGCTTGCTGTCACTGACTAGAATAAAAAGATGCAGCAATCTGTCATACAGACTTAGGACTTTATTACCTTTTTTATTAGGAGTTATAGATTGAATTagactattttattttttttttaaatacaagcTATCTTTATATCTTGTACTTAGTTTTTTTAGactatttaaatatatatggatctttttattatttataatgaTTTATATCTTGCACTTaggattttttttgttattatcttaaaaaatttGGGACGTGAGATGATATTTATAGACAATAATTTAGGATTCATAGAACAGTTCACTTTGGTATGTTAGTGACATTTACCTGAACACAGAGCAATCCAAAATGTATATATCTCATTATTGACAGATTCACTGATAAAAGTAGAATAATATATGTCAAAGTAATGTGATATAATTTGGCTAATATAAGGTGATATTttagttagaaaatattaaaatacaaaaaaaattggttAATGATAAAGCAGTAGCTACAATATGGTTTGAACTCAACCCCGCTGCTTGAGTTTGATCCTACTAAGATCCATGCTCAATGTATCTATCAGGCAGAGTCATGACTCACCACTGCACCAACACAAACATGTAGGTTAAtactgatatatatatatatatatatatatatatatatatatatatatatatataattaagtaAAGGTGTGGTGCTGAATATACAGGTGTGGTGCTGCAACTATAAAATGCCAAACTAGATTATAGTACAGTGATTCTGCTGACCAAAACATTCTTGTGTAGGTCTcaagaaatataaaaagtaaCAATGCTCCCATTTCGATCAACATGAACTTTATAATAAAGCGGCCAATCACGACCATAACGAGGGAGAAGGCCACCAACCAATCACAGAATTTTAGCATGAATAAGAAACAACAAGAGACCCTTTTTGAATTTTAGCATGAATAAGAATTAATAAGATTTTAACTATATAAATCAAAACTATTGAATCCTTCTACACATTTCAGCTGAGTGTAACGATGACAAGTTGTGATAAAtatctaaaaatttaattattaaaaatttatattaaccTCAAAGCACTACTATTTGAAATCTAAGAATTTAACTAATATCTTAAACCATACTCTCATGAGTATATACAAGTACATGCTATTGCATCCCATTGAACTTCGAATAATGTTCTTATTGTACAATATGTTCTCCACATCACAAACAAATTTGAGAGAAATAAAAAGGACTATTCAGCGAATCATAATGTGACTTCAAATAGTTTAAAACTTACCAAAACACTAAGTTTCAACAATGCAATTATTCATCCTTTATTATTTATACCTGTAATAGCCACTGATGACTTTCATACGTTGGGATGGGAGTCTCATGGCCATTAATCAATCCTGAATCACCTAGCCCAAACTCTTGCTGCACAGGTGCATTTATTTCTGTATTTGACACTGCTAATGTCTCTTGAGAAGCCATAGGATCCTTGGGAAGCTCCtatgaaaaaataatatacatgagtcaaaaattttatcaaGTATAACTACAACATAAAGGTTACCAGTTTATTTTAATTCAAGTAGCAACTAATACAATATTGTATCTTAGTGACCTCCTCAGTACTAAAGCTAGCTTGCGCGCCACTACCAGTCTTATCCCCCAAATCGTCACCGTCATTCCTCACAGGACATTTATTCTTTACATGACCAGCACTGTTGCATTTAGTGCTCCTCCGTTTACCCCTCTTCTTTTTTCCCTTGGGTGCTCCTTTTGTCTTGACCATCGAAGGGTCACCAACAAAGTTTGGCGTGGGAGAATCTCTTGTTTGTCTTTTCAAGCTAGATTTTTGTTCTAGTGTTTGGGTCCAACGACAGACTTTCTTCATAGTGTCATGGAAAGAAGGACTATCTTGAGCTCCTAAGAATACCATCCACGTAGCCGCCACTAACAATGCGCCATAGCGCATTAAAAATTCTCTTTCTCTGTCTTGCGTAGTGCCTCCAGCAGAACTTTCATCCAGATACTTCTTGGCATCCTTCGACCATCTTTTTAAAAGAAGACTATCTGGTAACTTCTGTAAACCTACCCTTTTCATTGCACAAAACATGTGTCTGCAAGGAATGCCTTCACTACTCCACCGACTACATTCACACTCCATATGCTCAGTATTGCGATCATAAAGTacattataaatatttttcctCTTGTCACACTCCTTAACTTTTAACACAACAGTGGTTGATATGTTTTCCAGATGCGACCACTGCTTGAATCTCCTTTTTTACTTCTCCAAGAATCTCCCTTGTGTAAAAATTGGTAGTAGAAAGCTCTAATGCTTCTAACCCAGTAGTTAGAACGGGCTCCCCATACAGGGTCTTAAATTGAGAAACTAATTTGTTGTTTCTATAGTCCCAAAGAGCATGTTCAAGATTTTGGACTAACTCTAGAAGACTTTGGCGAATGCAAATAAATCTCTTGATGAAATTGTTTATCGCCTCACACCTTGATGTTGTTATAAATTCAGCACAGAATTTATCCCTCAAGTAAGCGCTTGCCCAACTTTTTCTCTTCTCATATTCATTTAGAACCCATTCATTTTTCTCTAAcccatattttttttatcatattctcccaattttctttaaaattcatCTAGATGCCATGGAGCATACAAACATCTTCTGAAGTTATtggaaaaatttttattttttatgtttgccGTTACATTCTTCTGAATGTGCCAACCACATAATCGGTGAGTTGCATTTGGAAAGATTTCTCGAATTGCTGTCTTCATTACTTTGTCACCGTCTGTGACCACAACACTGGGATACTTGTTTAACATGACTTCTAGAAAGTTTTGCAACAACCACGTATATGTTGCCGTCCGTTCATCCTCTACCAAGGCAAAACTAAATATACATGTTTGGCGGTAATGGTTACAACCTGAGAAGATTACCAATGGCCTTCTGTACTTATTCTTCCAGTAGGTTGTATCGAATACAAGCACATCTCCAAAGCACTGATAATCGGACCTACAAATGCCATCTACCCAAAATAAATTTGCCAGCCGACTTTCATCAGTAGCATTGTACCTTGCCATGGCCATCGAGTCGACATCTGCTTTCCCAAGTAGATAGCTAATAGTCGCAttggaatccccaccaatgagCTTTGCACAACGAGTTCTTTGAAAGTGATTATCTAGGTCCTTTTTGTGAACTTGGACTACCATTAGTCCCATTATTTTAGAGGTTGAAAGACCATGATCATGCATGGTATTCGCCTGAGCTTTTTGTGGCTTAGTCAACTCTCGGTAGTTTGGAATTAGGTGTACCAAGCATTGTCGGACAAGATCGTGGTTGTGCTTCTCGACTAATTTTTTAACCCTCCAAGTCAAAGTTTTAATGTCAAGATACACCGCAAGCATGGCTTCACAACTAGTGCGAGTCAGCGCTCTATGCTCCCTCTTCCTACTCAAACTAGATATGTATTTCTCGGCTCTCTTTCCTTCCTTGCTACAAAaaaacctccttctgcaccgTGTTCCATCTTTTCCACGTGCTGTATCACCCTTACGAACTCCAAACTCTAGACACCTCACATAACGTACATACAAGTTATACGTTGCATCCGATATTTCAAAGGTCTGGTTTATAATATCACCGGCCGTCACAGACACACACTTACTACTGCTGCCACCGCAATCACAAGTGCAGTTAACATTTTCTTCCACACCAGTCATCATGCAATCTCTGACGTTGTCTTGTGAACTGAGTGGTTTCGAGTCAACATCCATTGCACCCTAATGAGATGAATTAATCAAAAGGCAATATATAACAGTTTTCAATTAAATGCTattagtattaattaattaaaacctTTGAAAGTGACTGACTAATACTCGTTGTTATAATTATAAGTAATCCCTAATCACACTAAACTTGAAATTAATAAAGCTAaacaaaattttcaataatGATTTATAAAATTTCAATTATGGTCTATTAGATACATGAGCAATATAGATTtataaaatttactaaaattaGCTTTAAATGAAAGATTATAAATTTAGTAAAGctaattttatgaaaaagagaaaaaaaaaactaaacaatgaaaagagaaaaatacttTTTAGTAATAGTCATCAAATTTTGATggcggaagaagaaaaagattagTAACCTTATGTTACGGGTGGTTTACCTAACAGAAGTTCGCCTGTAAATTAaactttctcattttatttttcatcaatTCAATTCAACAAGAACAACGGAAACATTTTAGTTTCTTTGAGATTTTTCCTTTTGAGAGGTATTCCCTTGTGTATTTAGAAAGAAGTGTATTCTCtctttattaaaagaaaatgttattatatctttttgtgatagaaaaaaattataattctcAATATAACTATTCAAttcttttcatattttatacaaattttttatttttcatatctaTATTTTAGTTGTGTCATTTATCATACCTAGCATAGACTACCTTCTGCCATGTCAAATTCCAAGAGGTTGGGCCAAATGCATTAATATTTTATCCGCCTTAAATAAATAAacgttaaaaaaatttaaccatTTAACATATTAACTCATTGAAACTCACCGTGGCTTATTCTATGGTCATATATGCTATGGTAAAATAGTATTTTGTGGAAATCAAGCTCATATAAGGACTAAACGAtcatttgaaaaagaaaaaaaaaagttctcATACCAAAATATGTATAGCTTTCAATGCCATATCTAATTGATATGTCGAGACTCAGGATTTGGTTCTTTTAGATGcttattttcaaatttcatgACAAGTTATGGTAGGAAGTTCTATGACATCACAAGTTAATACAATTGAAAAGAACAAATCTAGAAACAACCTTGTCATTAAAACTAATCATCTATGTGCTAATTTATTCAGCACAAGACCGAGAATTTATTCCCTGTTCATGATCTATATGCCTAAGGTTTTCAATTCAACATAATGTTATAAATTTCGGTGTTACTAGTTCATTTCAATCTCAACGAATACCATTTCACTAAGCAACTTGACTACCTAAAAGTTAAAActgcctttttttttcttctttcttcttttttctttttggggaGTTGTTGAATACTTAACTACATTTATATTGCTAAAGTTTTTAAAGGGAAAAAATAAAATCCACAGCTAAAAACTACTCACTAATCTTTGACTATATTGTATGTAGATGTAGTAATTCTCAGTCAAAATAACAGAACTTAAAATATGACCTTCCACAACTTTCTCCCATTGATCATTTTGTGACATACAAATCTTGATCAACAACTAAAACAACTAACAACCTTTTTTTCTAGGACTGATTCCAAACTTCTTCCTCTCAACTTCATAATTGCTTAAAACAACATACATCAATAAGGAAAAACTTGAACAAAAACTACTAGAAACTATAAGTATGGCAATTAGGCAACGAAAAAACTTAGCTAAATTAATAACAGCAGCAAAATTAATACTACCAACAGCATTCAGTATTAAGCAAGAAAAATTATCTTTCAGCAACAAACAACActtgatttgatttttttttgtagtatTCAGCAACAATCGTTACAAAACAGTAACAAGTAATTCCTAATCACACTAAACCTGAAATCAATAAAGCGaaacaaaaatttcaataatgatttgatttttatttttagcagCAGCAAgaaaatttcaacaaaaattttaagaattaaaaaaagagCAACAGCACAAAatcaattatttgatttttcattAATCCATTCACAGTTTCACATTCAAAAATCAACAACAGGGtataaaagaaagagaagaaccGAAGAAGTGAAGGCAGTGCCGCTAACCTTCGACGGCGACATGAACGTCGCCCGACGAGATGATAGCGAGCAGCGACACAGCGGCGAGTGGCAACACAGCGGCGAGCTACTCCAAGTTCAAGAGAATCCAGGGAGGTCGGAGATAGGGGAAGGAGGACGCCGAACTACAAGAGAGGAAGTAGAGGCGCCGACAGCACGAACGGCGGCGGCACCGCGACAGAACCGTTGCAGGGAGAACTTAGGGTTTTAGTAGGGTGAGTTTGACTTGGGTACAGAATTCAGGGGATAGTGATATGGATTCACGAATTGGGGGGTGGGGTGGGTGCTAAAGGGAATGGGTGGGTGTTAGGGGGAATGGGTAGGTTTGGAAAGTGGACCGTACTATTTTTCACGTTGGTTTTCGGTTGAATTGGTTAGACCGACCGATCCGGTCAATTTTCTGAAtgttaattattgttataaaagatcggttttattttgattagttaaaaaaaaaaacagttcACTTAAAACGTCTAATAATATAACGACACGTAAGATTTTTTAAGAAAGATATTTTCTGCAACTTTATGAGAACATCCCCTATTATTCATATTATTGTTTTTGATTATTGTATATGTATGTTAATTATTACGTCTGACTTAGcttttttagaataaatataCTAACTTTGTTAACTCCTTCAAGTACTATTTATATACTTCAAAAGAATATTTCTATTCTTGAATTATTAGAACTATATTGCAGTCATGAAACATTTGAATagaatatattatatataaagttaatttaaagtttaaacttCCTAGTTACTAATAtgccaaaaaattaaaataataaaaatattatatacaaaaaaaattaactattaaattaatcatatataatattaaaatataattaaaaatatgtaaaacaaaatatataattatatacaaatataatagAATTGATTTGATGCTGCTTTTTAGTGTATATATGTATAacatagttaaaaaataaataatttattatcataaaaaaattgaaaaatatcttAATTCTTATTCACTAATAATTAGCTCTAATATTTAAGATCGTTATGTATATATAAGAGCGAATTAAATATATCGAGTTCGAATAATTGCTTTAAAAGAATGAATCATAATCTCTGGTTGTTTCGTGGTTAATAATCATGATAACATATTATGTCATTTAAAATGAAATTGATTATAACCTCTTTTATGTAGgttatgcttttttttttcattcaatctCTCAGTCCGATGGaccaaaaattaatttgtcgCAGATCAGAGTTCCATTTAATAGGTTACTGCATACATAAGGTAGTATTCGAATCTTCAATCCTTATTTAATCTGATTAGTAAACTaattactaaactaaactaaccTAACTTGATTATTTTAATTAGGTTATTGAAAGCAGAATCTATATATGAGTTCATTCGTGACCAGGAATAATGTCTATATGCATTTTGAATCTTGCCTGGTTTTCGTCTTGATGCGTTTTCTACTTGTATGTATCTATGTGGATTATGGAGTATCAAAGGAACTTAGAAAGCATGAGTGAGGTGGAAAACATGTCAGCCTGTTTGCCAATTGCCAGGCATGCCATACCTAAGAGTTATGCATGTAGTGTGGTAGGATAAAatctaataatacaaaactagatatagttttatatttatcttGGTTAAAAGAATGCTAtatcaacaaaaaattattcaCTAGTTGgtatatattttatgtatatttataggatgcatgaattttttatatctttaatGTCTActtgagtcaattttttttcttttaataatatcatTACTAATGAGCTAACTTGTAAGTATTTTAAGTTGTGTTAatgttttattgatttttagcAAATTAAGAGTAGTTCGATATCTAGTGGTTTGGGAGCTAACATATTCTTTTGTGAATACCAATTTTTATAAAGTGTATCAAAGGATTTTTTATcgagcaaaataaaagaaaatctaaaagataaacaaaataaactttgaaaataaattgactgaatttgaaataaattgcACTCAATTTAAATAAAAGCTGTAAATCACCTTCAACAAGATCAAAGGACTTtgaaatcaaaaaaataaagtactaaattttaaaagaaaacagAAAGAGTAAACTTGCTGGAAAGATAAATTTGCAAGGAAAATAAAGATTAtagaaaatgtaaaagaaaaggaaagacaTGGAAGGAACTCTACTACAGAAAATAACTCGAACGCAAACTCAGAAAGTCGCTGGGATATGAGTGTGCTTGAGTATTTTTCTGAAGCAAagtttcaaccctttcttcatcGATCTTTCATCTATTTATTGAAATCCTTGACCAATCAAATTCAAAAGTAACTTCCGAACATGCTAATTTTTAACCAACCGTTTCTGTTTCTTTTATGCATGCGCAAGGTGAATAACTGCCAAAAATTAACTTCAAATCATTTTTATTCTTCGACTAAATACATTGATTACCTTCTATTTtccaatttttaaaaaaatccttTTCGATGCAAATTTTATCCTTTGAGATAAAAATGCCTCTTACTTTCGAAATCAAAATATTTCGATCAACAGTTAGTCTAAGATACCAAAAAAAAGTTGTGTTAGTCTAAAAGAAGAGGATGGTGAACTTCTAATCGATGGTGATTTAATTAATTGAAGGTAGAAGATTATTTGAAAGGATTTTAACGATCAAGTTggtataaattttaaaagtattacaataattttaatagaatattgttaaaatattattttttatatttttaagaaGTGGTAAATTGATTAAAGATtgaaatttatattaaaattgataGATAAAGTAAAACAAATTTTGTCAAAAAGAGACAATATcactttaataaaaaattaattaaattttgtcacttttaaaattattttaataaaataattaaaaataatataaaattctaTTGTATTACACATTTAAATGACAAATCTGAAATCTCAAGTATATATAATCAACTAAATTTTAGCcaataattaatttctttttcttgaaatgtttcttttcttctttttattctttgcTTCTCATTATTTTGTTGACTTATTGACCGggaaaaaaaaattctctaGCAAAATCGAAAAAAGTATAAAGTTGCCTTTAAAATTTGGAGGTaactttatttttgttgttaacatttatttctatttctttaattatattattaaaattttgtttggacGTGATATTATTAAGGTTTTAGAAGTATAAgtttctttttaatatttttgtacaCTTCGTTTATTTTTATCCACTATAC is a window encoding:
- the LOC130945391 gene encoding protein FAR1-RELATED SEQUENCE 5-like translates to MDVDSKPLSSQDNVRDCMMTGVEENVNCTCDCGGSSSKCVSVTAGDIINQTFEISDATYNLYVRYVRCLEFGVRKGDTARGKDGTRCRRRFFCSKEGKRAEKYISSLSRKREHRALTRTSCEAMLAVYLDIKTLTWRVKKLVEKHNHDLVRQCLVHLIPNYRELTKPQKAQANTMHDHGLSTSKIMGLMVVQVHKKDLDNHFQRTRCAKLIGGDSNATISYLLGKADVDSMAMARYNATDESRLANLFWVDGICRSDYQCFGDVLVFDTTYWKNKYRRPLVIFSGCNHYRQTCIFSFALVEDERTATYTWLLQNFLEVMLNKYPSVVVTDGDKVMKTAIREIFPNATHRLCGWHIQKNRKSWASAYLRDKFCAEFITTSRCEAINNFIKRFICIRQSLLELVQNLEHALWDYRNNKLVSQFKTLYGEPVLTTGLEALELSTTNFYTREILGEVKKEIQAVVASGKHINHCCVKS